In a genomic window of Coregonus clupeaformis isolate EN_2021a chromosome 27, ASM2061545v1, whole genome shotgun sequence:
- the LOC121541872 gene encoding cdc42 effector protein 2-like yields the protein MSTKAPIYLKRRSRKGKKEKLRDILSSDMISPPLGDFRHTIHIGSGGGEDDLFGDLSFLEGKFHLLPGQQGHSLSQRSSMYAEPFQFSRTASVSGHTASSESSPILKNALSLPVIGAVQAITLPVTAAPPTALHPPQNAPPPPKPPRLHLDDKILMSHHPGLDSLSAQSPSRTSQFCPPSPRFSSDEDVCIQDPYLDDRVQERPYLSHAGSLLSLHLDLGPSILDDVLQIMDSQRLNGTCLQGGRQELYT from the coding sequence ATGTCCACCAAGGCGCCCATCTACCTGAAGCGGCGGAGCAGGAAGGGCAAGAAAGAAAAGCTGCGGGACATCCTCTCCTCGGACATGATCAGTCCTCCGCTGGGGGACTTCCGCCACACCATCCACATCGGCAGCGGCGGGGGGGAGGACGACCTGTTTGGGGACCTGTCCTTCCTGGAGGGGAAGTTCCACCTGCTCCCTGGGCAGCAGGGCCACAGCCTATCCCAGCGCTCCTCCATGTACGCAGAACCCTTCCAGTTCAGCCGTACTGCCAGCGTCAGCGGACACACGGCCTCCTCAGAGAGCTCCCCCATTCTGAAGAATGCCCTCTCTTTGCCCGTCATTGGAGCAGTGCAGGCCATCACCCTGCCCGTCACCGCTGCACCCCCCACTGCCCTCCACCCGCCTCAGAACGCACCCCCCCCACCCAAACCTCCCCGACTGCACCTGGATGACAAGATCCTGATGTCCCATCACCCAGGCCTGGACTCCCTCTCGGCCCAGTCTCCCAGCAGGACGTCCCAGTTCTGCCCACCCTCCCCCAGGTTTTCATCAGACGAGGATGTGTGTATCCAGGACCCCTATCTGGATGACAGGGTTCAGGAGCGCCCCTACCTGTCCCATGCAggctccctgctctccctgcacCTGGACCTGGGCCCCTCCATCCTGGACGACGTGCTGCAGATCATGGACAGCCAGCGCCTCAACGGCACCTGTCTGCAGGGAGGACGGCAGGAGCTCTACACCTGA